Below is a window of Lytechinus variegatus isolate NC3 chromosome 4, Lvar_3.0, whole genome shotgun sequence DNA.
cCTTCGGTCGTCGTCTTTACcgtatttggtttagtacgaccccaccttctacacctcgcgcaaatcagactctaaactgctaaacacgaagtgttgaggcaaaaaggtcgtgctttataaaatattttaattttgtcttaccttccccgcaaattcgaccctaaacacgtaattttccttgcgaaatagatacccttttttcattatttttgtgttttttgatacccttatcacgttacgtacgtaacgtgccctatcgtaaaaaaacatcctttttacgtgttttttgggtcgcatatggtatccactcgtcaatgtaagtgccccccccccccgagatagCCTTGtgtttttagggggggggggggaggttggcGTGAATCTATTGGCTTTTGACATTGACTTACGTTCATGTACTTACCATAAACTTATTATCTATTTGAATGAACAATATATCCTCAATCTGTATGTTTACCCTTTTTGTTCTTAGTGGTGCGAATGAAATATCTACCAACTTATCTAAATAAGGGTTGTTTCTATAGTATTTGCTACTTTTTAGAAAACATTGCCATTTTTTCCTTATTAGAATGAATTCGTTACAAGTATATTCCATGACTTATACCTCTATTCAAAGGGAAAATGCATGCATGGATTAGTGACTTCCTGCTTGGTAGACGTCAAAGGGTCGTTGTCAGTGGTCAACATTCCCACTCGTCAGAAGTTTGCAGTGGAATACCCCAGGGCAGTGTTCTCtgcgccattttgtttttaatgtatgtTAAGGATCTCCCAGAATCAGTGCAGACTTCAGCCAAACTGCTTGCTGACGATAATAAGTTGTATGTTCGTTCTGATGTTCCAGGGGCCACCGGTAAATTGCAGGATGATTTGACTGAGCTTGAGGCCTGGGCTGAGAAGTGGCAACTACGTTTTCACCCAGATAAATGTACTGTGTTGAAGATTGGAAGAAGTAGTTCTGACTCTGAGCATCATATGACCAAAGGTTCGCAATCGGTTGTTCTACGTGAatgtgagagtgagagagattTAGGAGTTCAGGTAGACTCACGTCTTTCTTTCGAGGAGCACATTCCTAAAGTGGTGTCAAAGTCTAATAGACTGCTTGGTATTATAAGAAGAACTTTTGTACATTTGCATAAGGCCTCTATTAAGCTTTCGTTTAAGGGTATTATTCGCCCTATCTTAGAGTATGGCCAGGCTGCGTGGTCATCGTATAAGCTGGGTGAGCAGAGGCGGTTAGAAAGTGTCCAACGGAGAGCTACTTAATTGATCCCAGGTATTAAGCACCTATTATACTCTGAACGTCTTCGCCTCCTGAAATTGCCATCACTCAGTCACCGACGTCAAAGAGGTGACATGATTGATGTGTACAAATATCTGCATGGTTACTATGATTCAAGTTCTGAGCTTTTCTATCTGAGACATGGTGGTAAACACGTGGTCATTCCTTAAAGCTGGAGAAAAGATATTCGCGTCTTGATGTGCGTAAGTTTTTCTTTGCTAACCGTGTGATAGATGTGTGGAACAGTCTCCCAGAAGATGTAGTTACTGCTTGTTCAGTGATTGCTTTTAAGAATAGACTGGATAAGCATTGGGAGAAGATTGCCTATGACTTTGAGTAATTTTCGTTTCTTGTGTGTTCCCATGGAATTTTCCAATGATGTTCCAGCCATTAGATTGCCGTAAGTTTCTTGTGCCATCAGAGACTCTGTGTTTGTTTCTCCTGtcttattcatcatcatcattatcatcttcatcatcatcatcatcatgtgtTCATTTCTCCAATCGTTTTTTGTTCCTTATCGCCACCTTCTTCCATTTGCATTTGTTATCCATCTACTCGTCTCCAATCTTACGTCATGTGGACGTTGTTCATTCCCCACATCCTCTATATCTTGCTGATTGCTCCAATCGTTTTTTGTTCCTTATCGCCACCTTCTTCCATTTGCATTTGTTATCCATCTACTCGTCTCCAATCTTACGTCATGTGGACGTTGTTCATTCCCCACATCCTCTATATCTTGCTGATTGCGCCATTTTATACATGATTCCTTTTAATCGCCAAATATCTGTGATGAGAAAACACTCTAAACTAATCTATGACGAAGTCTGATTTGTTAGATAGACAATCATTGCCTTTCCATAGGCTTGGTGATGACGATTTCTTCGAGTTACATCGACCTATTCAATCTAACGATGCCTCTCTTACCTCTActaatttatcaatttcaattttatttatttcacttccatcaaacaaaaacaaattgtataccatatatataaaaataagtatttgtatccattgcaaagaaacaaaaataataatacatatgttgtgaaaaaaaacttacacgatttgggcaacacattggaggttttaaataagtatactatttttcaatagaaattaaattaagatggaaatggagggacccactaaaaagcaatgcttatCTTATCAGAGATAGCATAAACTCTTCATCTGTAAACTTAGAGTTTGATTTTGATGACCCAGCCCAACGAGGACTTGCTAATTACATAACCGTCAATCAGTTTTCCAGTGTCTTGAAAGAATTTGAATCAAATACATTTTCCTTACTTCACCTAAATATCAGAAGTTTGAATCgacattttgatgaacttcTTTCACTTTTGATATGCCCATGTCAAACCCACTTTCTCTAATCGGCCTTACGGAAACCTggttaaatcacgatttaaaccACCCATTTCATATAAAggattatgatttcattaataaaaatagaaaaaataaagttgGTGGTGGTGTTGCTCTTTACGTTCGCAAATCACTTAACTAtactattttgaatgaaatttcgGTTTGCAACAACATTATTGAATCACTCttcattgaaattttgattCCTGGAAATAAGAATATCATCGCCTTTGTTATTTATAGATCCCCTAGCTCTAGTACTCAagaatttttacaatatttttcagattcattaagagatatcaattttgacaataaagatttttttctgatgGGAGATTTCAATATAGATTTATTGAACCATGAACTGAACAATGTTTCTCAAGAATTTCTTGAGTTGATTTTATCGGCCTCTTGTCTGCCACTCGTTTCCAACGAACGCGCGTTTCAAATACATCTACTACTTTAATcgataatatattttcaaatgtaaGTCCACATCCTGATTCTTATATAATAATTTCGGACATCACTGATCACTACCCTATTGCAATGCACTATCCGCTGAAACAACCTATTATTTAAATAACAATAATTCTTCACTATTCAGACATAAAGTTAACGCCAAAAGTTTTGTACGTCTTGGTACTAATTTGGAAAATTATGATTGGTcgaatgaaattatgattggTCGAAATGAAAACttaaataattcatatgaaGCTTTTCCCAAATATAAAGCAATCAGCTGGAAATAGTTATgccaaaacaaaaaattaaaacaaattataaaaaaaacaccaaaactTCCTTGGATTTCAAAATCTATTCTACGCTCAATTaatcgaaaaatattttttttattaatacaaattaAAGGGTACTGAGAAAGCAAAATTAAGGTATACGTCCTATAAAAACACATTAGTCAATATCATTCgtttagaaaaagaaaatattttgtaaatcgtTTGGAAATGTTCAAACACGATACCCAAAACATATGGAAAATTATCATATCAAACAGGCAATGAACTTAACTGAAGGAGTTTCTGAATTAATAGAATCAGGAATAAGAATGAAATTGTTGAAGATCCAAAGTATATAGcgaatattttcaataattactTTTCCTCGATTGGTAACGATCTTGCTAAAAATATTCCCCCTTCTGACAGGTGTATATTTACTGACTTTATAGGTCCTGCTGATCCACGttctattttcctttttcctaCGAATAGACAAGAAGTCACaaacattgtttccaacttacaaaataaaattcctTACATTGTAGATCCATTGGTCCATATCTTTAATTTATCACTGCTGCATGGTGAATTTCCTAATTCCATGAAACTTGCTAAAATCATACCATTATTTAAGAAGGGTGACATTCTTGAAGTAGGTAACTATCGGCCAATCTCGTTACTGTCttctttttccaaaattttagaaaaaatagtGTTCACTCGAATGATAACTTTcttaaggaaaaataatgacttTTCAAACTTCCAATTTGGTTTTAGGGAGAAACACAGTACTGTTCATACTTTAATGACTTTTGTAGAAAAGGTTGCCCATTCAACTGACTCTTCTTCTCACACAGTTGGTATATTCCTGGACTTCTCTAAGGCCTTCGATACGAGAAATCATGACATTTTACTTTATAAACTCAATCATATCGGTGTCCGtggaaaggccttggagtggttcaggagttacctctctaacagaaaacaatttgtttatttaaatgagCAAGAATCTGATTTTAGAAATATTACTTGTGGTGTTCCAGAAGGGAGTCTTTTAGGCCCTTTGttgtttattctttatataaatgattttcataaatCGTCCAATGTACTGTCATTcatattatttgcagatgatactAGCTTGTTTTTTCACACAGAGATCCAAATTTTCTTGTGGATGTCGTCAATGCACATGCAGTTGCGAAATGTTTTAGAATGGATAAGAACAAATAAACTGTTATTAAATCTTTTGAAGACGAATTACATATTATTTAGTAACTCCTTAGCTTCATTACCGACTCAAATTATGTTTGACAATACCCCACTTAAGCAGGTTTCTaatacaaaatttttaggtgttTTGGTTGATAGCAAGCTCTCCTGGAAattacatataaaaaatatttgcaaaacaatCTCTTGAAATATTGGTATCATTAACAGACTAAAATCACATCTTCCACAACGATCTTTGCTTATTCTTTATTATTCTCTTGTTTTACCCTACTTAAATTATGGACTTTTGCTTTGGGGAAACACCCATCAAACTCTGTtggaaaaaattatattgttacaaaaaaaagtaattcgTATAATCTGCAATGCTCCGTTTCGTGCCCACTCAGATCcactttccttcattttcattcatttttgaagGTCCTAAATTTTGGAATAGTTTGCGTATAGATTTGAAAAACTCCCCTTTACTCTCAGTCTTCAAAAGAAAACTTAAGACATGTTTATTGGCTACGTATAAAACCAGACTCTCCCTGTTGTACTTAGTTtgccctttttttaaattattatcactattatcatgattgctattattattgtgaatatcaatatcatcaatattatcatctctattattaatgtcattgttattattgttggtATCCGAAGAACTCGTCACCACTTCTCAACAAGGCATACTCTTTGATTCGTTGCTTCGTACTCgttatacatttttaaattttcttattttattccaCATGCGGTATGTTCTCACCGTTTCTCATTTCATGCATCATGTTAttgttttcacattttcttctctcttttggCCACTATCATATTAATTAATATGTAatttaatattaatgaataatttgttttgagGGGTCCACGATTTACAGGCACAGCTTCACAATGGACCTCTCCATTTCCAGCATGTTATTTTCAGCCACAAATAATCCATAATCCATATTAAgtttcaaatgtataatttagatgaatatatatatatatatatatatatatatatatatatatatatatatatatatatatatatatatatatatatattgttttacatgtttctttattacattttaattgtTATAACTGTATTTATGATGGATTTTGTCTActgttttgttggaaatgagaaaaactaaaactgaaactgaaacatTATGCGACTGCCGATATTGTTGACCTTGTAATGATGTTGGCCATATATCACCTTTCCCAAATAATATAGAAGTTGGAATTACATCGCTGGCCCAGCCAGGGCCCTAGGAAGGATTTTCaagtgggggtgctgatgtaactttgaaagcccccccccctcaaaaaaaaaacactacaaTGAAATAAAGGTCAAATTGATCCCGAGAAAGTTGAAGAACCAAAAAAGTGTTTCATCGTTGAAGGTCATTTTTGTTACATTAATTTTCCATTCTTACACAGTCAACTTCAAGAATACCTGGGGCCGGGAGCTGCCGGCATGTGGAGAATAAAAAACGCAGCATCCCCAAAGAAATTTTTGAGCTTGCTTCAGCGGCCCctcttcccagggccatgggcCCAATATTTATGTCAAAACACTTGGCCGGcctttcgcccccccccctccggggggggggggggcacttacattgacgagtggatactatgcgagaccccccccccaaaaaaaaaaaaacacgtaaaaaaggatgtatttttcaagatagggcacgttacgtacgtaacgtggtaagggtgtcaaaaacacaaaaataatgaaaaaggggtatctatttcgctaggaaagttacgtgcgtagggtcaaatttgtgggaatgatacaacaattaaaatgtctataaaggatgtcctttttgccccaacactacgagtttagagtccgatttgcgcgaggtgtggaaggtgaggtcgtactaaaccaaaatgTGTAAAGGTACAACCGACGGCcgaaggacccgtgacataGGAATAAAATATGACTGTACATgattaggggttcatttcagggaatacttgccaagagtatcgttttgtttccaatactttcCAATAGGGTTTTACACGACAATACTTGTTCGGCGGTGCATTTTCaattatggaaaatacgtgtttagggtgtttttcgagaccccatggtcgcgcatggtatccactcgtgaatggaagtgccccccgggCCTTTCGCTAATGTCGACATTTTGATGTTGGTGTGATCGACGTTGGTCGGACATCCGTTTCGCGCTATTCTTTGCAGATGAAAATAGTAACACTATCAATTAGCCCATTCCTTTCCAACATTTTGCGACTGCCGATATTGCTGTTGACGTTGTATTGATGTTGGCCCAACACTAATTTTGCAGTATAAAAAAGACGTCAAAATTTTCACCTGAGACCAACATTTATAGTTTGATACTAGGCCGACTTATCGCTGATATCGTCATTTTTATGTTGCCGCAACAGTATCGACTTCAGGTTAAGGTAATTACAAGACCCTACGTAATATTTCTGATACTTTGCCAATATCTTTTAAAGCGTCGCACAGTACgtgggccagaatgagttgaaagaacgccgaaattattttctgtgttatatttttactttaacagGTTTATTTAGGGTAATTTCGGGCGtagaatcgactgaacataatttaaagccCAAATGACGTCACTTTGATACCAACGTTTGATTGGTTACTTAAAACCTATctgtgaaaagaaaaattacgcTAGACGATGTGCAGTATATAAACATTGTGTTATGTGTTACTTTGAGATTGACCAGAGTGAATGTTGGTTTATGCTTCGCACATGCCTAAAAATGCCTAAACATGGCATAACAATGATCATTGGATTTTAGAAAtactttaaaatctgaaaaataattGGCAATTCACTAAATGAACTTTATGGATGATATCATTGAATATCGCGGGTTTATGAAATAAAAGTcacttgtttttattaaagGGAGGAAAACTTTTCctgttttcctttctttcaaaGAGATTAAGGTGATGTGACGTGATGAGTGGGGCACGTACATGTAGGCCAAGTCAACACGATAGCCTCATTTCTTTGACACTGCAAGGTAATTTAtgttcacaaaatatatatgaaaatgaatatcaatGGTTAAAGTCGTAGTGATGGAGCAGCCCTTTAATGTTGGTTTACATGAAAAGTATTCTCGATCCTGaggacaagaacacacttgtcgaaacgtcgagattgAGTGGTCCacttcaggaccaacacttgtcCCAGAAAGATACACGGTGTACCGTGAAACTTACtacactattatcattattattatctttattattactaATAGTAGTAGCATTATACATCCTTTTATGTGTTTATCTCATCCAGGAACTGCTGGCAGCTCGGAAACGAAGCTCAGAGGGCGCTACACAAGTCACATGTCTGGATTCATGGAAAGTGGGGGTTCCAAGTATCCATGTGACCTAAACGTCATAATTGAGACAGATGACGTCATCCATATGATAGAAAGGTGTGATCGTCAAGAAGCCCGGATCAATGGAGAGATCAACTGTTCCCTGTTATCAAAGGACCCTGTTCTGTTTTCTGCTGGCAGGTTCTTCGTTCTTAGCTCTGGCGAAACTAACTTGCATTTCAAAAGCATGGTCTACCAGGCCCTATTGCCCTTAGGAGAAAATGGTTGCTTCTTTGAAGGGAAGAGACTAGCCAGCGATATTTCGTTCAATGGGAATAACGCTGCTGACGATTCGTCACTGAACATTGTAATCAAGAATGGGCCCAATCATACTGATGAGACTTTCACTACCGGACAAGTTTCTGCAAAATTGGTGGATATTGCCAAAGAGCTCACGGACATTGAAATCACAGGTAGCGAGGATGAcgagaaattgaaaatggagtGGAAGGCGAAATTTGGATTCTTTCTCGGGGGCGTTCTCCTCACGATCAGCGATATCTTCTCCCCCACTGAATTCTGTCCAAAGACTTCTGCCCGGGAGAGACGCCATCTGGACACGAAAGGCATAAAGCCTACGGTGTATAACCTGACGGCCACAGACGGCGTACCTCTGCTAATGACTCGCTACAAGTGCGGCAATAAAGGGCCGATCTTGCTCCTTCACGGACTCTGTGTTACAAGTAGAATATTTTCTCTAGATACCATAGACAAGAACTTCGTAGAGTTCTTGTGTGAGCATGGATACGATATATGGTTGTTAGAGCTTAGATTATCAGTTGCCCTTCCTTCACACCAGAAATCTTCTCGAATGCACGACCCTGCGGGGAAAGATCTCCCACCTGCTATCGACCTGATAATAAAAGAATCCAATTCACCGGATATCCAAGTCCTTGGTCACTGTATTGGGTCTATAACGACGCACGTGGCTCTGCTTGGAGGCCATATTGACCGAAGAAAGATCCGATGTTTCATTGCTTCTCAAGTCGGATTCagcatgatatcatcagccatGAATCAAGCCAAAGCCAAAACTAGGCTTGACAATATTGCCGTTGCATTCGGCTACAAAGGACTCACCGCGTACACAGACAAGAACGACCATGCGCGGGAGAAGTTCATGTCTGCAGTGTCCAATGCACTCGCACGAACAACACTCAACAAAGAGAACCAGTGCGGCAGTGTCGTGTGCCATAGAATTACAGCAATGTTTGGACTTATGTGGGAACATCCCAACATGAATGAAGAAACGCACCACACATTGTCTGAGTGGTTCGGATTCGGACACGCCGACTATTATCACCACCTCTCGGTTGCCTTCCGAAAGGGCCGATTGGTCGATCCGGAGGGGAAGGATGTTTACCTTCCGGATTTCAACTCGAAAAACCGGCTCGAATCACCACTGTATCGAAAGGCCATGAAGAAAATGGACATTCCAATCTTATATTTCGTCGGATCATTGAACAAAGCTTGGGAGATCGATGCATCGAGAGATAGCTATCAGAGAGTCAAGGATGCAAACCCTGATCAGTATTACGAATGGTTCGAGGCTCCTACCTATGGACACCTAGACTGCATCATTGGGAAGAATGCCGCAGAGGATGTGTTTCCCCGTCTTTTGACCTTTCTTGACAAGTACGCATTGCCTGAAATGGTATGGGAAGGAAATGATCATGGCACTTGCTGCTACAAGTCAATTTaggaaaaaaagtgaaacatttttttggtCTCCCTTTCCTCAACAAAACGAAATCTTTGGTCCCAAGGAGATGTCTCGAAGAATGTGTTTCCCCAACAAGTAcgcaatgaataaaaatgaacaggAAGGAAGACAGTGATAATTGTACTTGCTGCTACAAATCAAATctagggaaagaaaataaaaatgaaacaacattctttttgtggcccCTGCCTTATCAAATATTATGGAACGTTTTGCCCACTCATATTAAACTCACTGCAACTATCTTTTTAAAGCTTCGTTAAAAGGCACCTTTTATCCAGGTATATCACCTGTACTTGCACTTACTTGAACACACACTTTATTGATCAATTTCAGaatttttgacagaatattCCTTATAGACCCAACCAATATTATTGGTTTCCACGTAGCCCTTTCATTTTTGGTTACAATGACTCAAGTATTGATGCTTGAAATACCACCCACATGTTCAGAATATCATCTCGTCATGTGTACATCCCTAGGAAAGATGATGAGCTGActagatcttggatctcgtcatatCTACATCCGCGTGCGAGAGATGATGAGATGCCACGATCTTAGATCTCTACGTGTCTACATCCGGCCGTGAGAGAGATAAATGTCGAAATCCCGTAAgagagatgacaagatctcgtcatgtctacatcacGTGGGAGAGATTGTGATCATCATTTACTATAGGCTATTATTAGAAACAACTTGTGACCAATCAGGGACCATAGGATTACCATTAAGCCcgtagcggggggggggggggttgttcgGGGTTAAACTTTTAAAAGCAAGAAAATGGAGGAAAACAGTtctaacagttttttttttcagggaaaGGCTAACAGACATAACagacatttgatatttttttactgtactTCTTTCTTGTAAAGTTTTTCTGAGATGAACTATGGCCGCTATTGGAACTATCATTCACCCGCGCGGCCAACATCCAGCTATAAATGAAACGAACATACCTCACTAAGCACACACCGTCCAAACTGAAGACGTTCATGGCGCTAGCTCAGCAACAGTtccttttgatatacaaacagcaTATATAAACAATTGAAAAAGAGATCCTGACAAATGCAACCGAGTACATAATGGTTTACAATTAGAATACCACTGAAAATACAATTCGCCGTCGAGACACACCATTAGAAATCCAGTGAAAAATGAATTCACCATTTAGAACACCATTGGTTTCAATTAGAAAACCATTGAAAAACACAttaatgattcaagattcaagatatattttattcaatttagcaGCTACGAAGGCTGAATTGACattgaatttacaataaaaacatgtaaattgcaCATAGACATGAATAAAATCTCAGTTACAAATAATAATCTTAATTCAATTTAACCAAAATGATTCAAATATACAGTGATAATTCAAGTTTACCAAAAAATTAACTTATTTGCAATACTTATTCCAATTAACCATAATAATTTCAATGAACAAATTAATTTACCATCGAGAACACAATTTACCGTTGGACTACCATTCACCGATATATACGAGCAAACACCATCAGACACCAATAAGATACTTGGACACAATTGGTTAATTAGGCCTACCATTGAGATCACCATTTGCCGTTGGGCTCACCATTAACCGACCATACAGCCATTATCAATACCATTCAGTTACCATTGATCAATGGGCAAACCATTGGTTATACCATTGAGAACATGATTTACCGTTGGGCTCACCATTGACCGACCATACAGCTATCATTAATACAGTTAAGAACCATTGATCAATGGTCATACCATTGGCATCAGTGGCGTaattacggggggggggggggagaaaaagaaggagaaagaaagagaaacatagtggggaagaagaaattgttttttatatattatgttatattatatatatattacatcatattacataagaaagatttttttttcataaatttatgaaacataattggtTTAGGGCGTATATAGAGGGCTAATATGTTCATCATTTCTGGTGCTTGCATTGTCTGAGTAAtgagatatataaatatatatatgatcctgttgtactaaaacatcccgttttcaagtcaatatacaccaaatatatttccttgcaCTTCGagtatttattgttttatgtagtgacatatgcttttTTATTGACTATTTC
It encodes the following:
- the LOC121414195 gene encoding uncharacterized protein LOC121414195 isoform X1, which translates into the protein MGNHGSRDVPDGTAGSSETKLRGRYTSHMSGFMESGGSKYPCDLNVIIETDDVIHMIERCDRQEARINGEINCSLLSKDPVLFSAGRFFVLSSGETNLHFKSMVYQALLPLGENGCFFEGKRLASDISFNGNNAADDSSLNIVIKNGPNHTDETFTTGQVSAKLVDIAKELTDIEITGSEDDEKLKMEWKAKFGFFLGGVLLTISDIFSPTEFCPKTSARERRHLDTKGIKPTVYNLTATDGVPLLMTRYKCGNKGPILLLHGLCVTSRIFSLDTIDKNFVEFLCEHGYDIWLLELRLSVALPSHQKSSRMHDPAGKDLPPAIDLIIKESNSPDIQVLGHCIGSITTHVALLGGHIDRRKIRCFIASQVGFSMISSAMNQAKAKTRLDNIAVAFGYKGLTAYTDKNDHAREKFMSAVSNALARTTLNKENQCGSVVCHRITAMFGLMWEHPNMNEETHHTLSEWFGFGHADYYHHLSVAFRKGRLVDPEGKDVYLPDFNSKNRLESPLYRKAMKKMDIPILYFVGSLNKAWEIDASRDSYQRVKDANPDQYYEWFEAPTYGHLDCIIGKNAAEDVFPRLLTFLDKYALPEMVWEGNDHGTCCYKSI
- the LOC121414195 gene encoding uncharacterized protein LOC121414195 isoform X2, producing the protein MDSGTAGSSETKLRGRYTSHMSGFMESGGSKYPCDLNVIIETDDVIHMIERCDRQEARINGEINCSLLSKDPVLFSAGRFFVLSSGETNLHFKSMVYQALLPLGENGCFFEGKRLASDISFNGNNAADDSSLNIVIKNGPNHTDETFTTGQVSAKLVDIAKELTDIEITGSEDDEKLKMEWKAKFGFFLGGVLLTISDIFSPTEFCPKTSARERRHLDTKGIKPTVYNLTATDGVPLLMTRYKCGNKGPILLLHGLCVTSRIFSLDTIDKNFVEFLCEHGYDIWLLELRLSVALPSHQKSSRMHDPAGKDLPPAIDLIIKESNSPDIQVLGHCIGSITTHVALLGGHIDRRKIRCFIASQVGFSMISSAMNQAKAKTRLDNIAVAFGYKGLTAYTDKNDHAREKFMSAVSNALARTTLNKENQCGSVVCHRITAMFGLMWEHPNMNEETHHTLSEWFGFGHADYYHHLSVAFRKGRLVDPEGKDVYLPDFNSKNRLESPLYRKAMKKMDIPILYFVGSLNKAWEIDASRDSYQRVKDANPDQYYEWFEAPTYGHLDCIIGKNAAEDVFPRLLTFLDKYALPEMVWEGNDHGTCCYKSI